The genomic DNA CTACTATGCACACTCCTGCCGATGAATCGAAGAGCGCAGCATCTCCTCTCTGTGTCGATCGCGACGCGAGCAATGCGACCGGTGATATTTTAGAATCTATCTGGGGCAATCAGAGACGCCTCGCTTTCgagctcctctttttttttcccctgacGAGAACCTGGTTCCTGGGTGGTTTTGGCTTGGCCGGCCTCTCTGATTGCAAAGGGGCATGCAGCTTCGGCTGTAGAAGAAAAGTGCAGCTGATTCAGGCAGGCATGCCGACGTGGATGCCTTTGTTGCTTTCGGTACTGGTCCTGCCAGAGATTTCCATTACATACTGTGGCTTTCATCGTCGGTTAAGCTGTCAAACGATGGTGTTGTCGTCGCTAAAAAAGGGCTGAATTTATGATGTACTAGTGCACTGATTTGGTTGAAAACAAGGGCGCAGTTTGTGTTAAGTTTCGTCCACGTCACAGAAGAAAGGTAAGCAGACAGGTTGAGAGAGTGAATTGATCTGATATTGCCAGCTAGTACTCCGTACAAGTTAAGAAAACTATAAGTAGTCGTTCATTGCTAGCCGGACAAATGTTGCTCTCCGAGGACGTTTTAAAGACGAATGCCAAGCTTGTATCCATCATCCGGTGCAAAAAGCAGCATTTTTCCTTTATTCAAAAAATAGTTATTCGAAATGGTTTTAAGGATGCACACACACTTAGCGAAGGACAGTTTTCTTTTAAAGTGGACTTTTAACTTACATGGTGACAACAGTCGATGTTAACAGCGACTTAAACTATCTGCATGATTACGAGTGCGTACCAACTTATCTGAATTGGATCATTCATGATATTTTTTGTACAAGGATTATCCATGATGCCAGTATTTTTTATGCCACCACACTACGGACACTGTTGATACGAACCACCTCATGAAGCGAACTACCAGAGCCATGACGGCACATCAAATCCACACGACACCAAATTGATTGCGCGGTTACACCTAATCAGTCTTGTCCCCCAACTCCCTCTCGGATCTCCATCGCCCCCACACCGCAGCTAATCTTTAGCCAAAACAATGCCGCGGACGACGTGGCGATGATTTGCCAAAGCAACAAATATCCACTTGAGCCAGTTTTCCTTGTCCAAAACCATCGGCCTGAAAAGCGCGCTATTTTATACGGCCATCACCAGGTCAGCAAGGCACCAGGCGCCtagttctctcctccctccgtcGCAAGCCACTCCTCCAAAAGTCTTCTTCCCCCTTCTGATTCTCTACCGAGGCGTGTCGCGCGAAAATTCTGAGCATTTTGGGTTCTTCAGGTGGAAAAGATTTGGTCTTTTGGGCTGGAGTTGATGTCAAGGTTGGCCGGGAATCTGGTCGCGGCGGCTGGTCTGAGGACGAGCTTCTGATGTTTCTTTCGCCGCTGCAAGTCAGTTGAATTGGAGAGGAATTGGCGGTTATCCAACCGTCCCCGACCAGATAGAGGAGAAAGGTGTCCACGCATTGGAGCCGGAATCCGAGGAAACGGCCCAGCTCCCCCGCATTGCTCGCGTCgaaaatttgcaatttggatGGGGGCGGGCGCGTCGAGCATGGTAGGGCCGGAGGGGTACGGCCGTGGGTGGGGTCAGACGTCGCTGGGCGACATGCCGGAGAGCTgcgtggcggcggtgctgctctACCTCGACCCGCTGGAGATCTGCCAGGTAGCCTGCCTCAACCGGGCGTTCCGGGGTGCGGCCTCCGCTGACTGCATCTGGGCCGCCAAGCTGCCCGCCAACCACCGGTACCtcgccgcgctggccgccgcggccgacgacgactgCGGCTGCGACGGCGCGGCCGAGGGCAATGGCCGGTGCTGCTCCTCTGCCGCGATCAAGAAGGAGATATACGCGCGCCTGTGCCGGCCCACCCCCTTCGACGGTGGCACCAAGGtatctcccttttcttttcgatcaTATCTACCAACAATATAAtgtgttttctttttgtatccaaccttgttttctttttgtaaGAGGATGACTTTTTGTAAGTCGACCAGTACAGCTCACTTGTCTTCAGTGATGTTTGTTCGTACCTTTTTGTTCTACCTCTGTTGTGATAATCTAATTAAAAGCAGTTATGTGATTAGGAATTTTGGATTGAGAAGGACAAGGGAGGTTTTTGCATGTCCATCTCCTCAAAGGCTATGTCGATCACAGGCAGAGATGATCGGAGGTATTGGAGCCACCTGTCCACAGAGGAATCAAGGTACCTGCTCTTGCTTCTATTTTTCCAAGTAAAGTTAAAATTATATTCCATTAATCTGTTAGcagaatgagaaaaaaaatcatggaaTGCTTGTCATGTCATAGACTCATAGTTGTATATGGTCCATAATCACTGGTTAATTAGAAATTCATAATTAATTGCTTGgcttttgttattttcattaGCAATCTGATGAACTTCTGACCTCTGTTGTTCTTTTCTATGGATCGTTTAATGTTTCTGTTTCGTTATTGCCATGAAGGTTTGTTGTTCAAAGCTTAAAATAACTTCGTTTAGTGCATGTATCTTTCTTTCGCATACCTACCCAAGAAGCAATGTGCATCGTCTACTTTTGTGATGATTGATGGTGTGTTTTCCTAACCAATAGGGTGCATGGGACATTCAGACAGATTCAGAATGCCCGTCATGCCAGACAACTTACCCAAACTGTTTGTAAACTGACAACGTTGCAAGCCAGTCAAGTACTTGGATCTTGGATGGTGATTGACACTACTGACACCAGTGGTTGAATAATTGATGGGTTTTAGTAGTTGACTCATCAAGGAGTCGAGATATATCTTCACTCGAACTGAATTTGAAAAATCACTAACCCCATCATCCAAAACTCTCCCTATTGTGAGCTGATTCATTGTTACTTGTGCCATCGCATTGATAGTTTTGCACACACAGTTACTCAGATATCTTCTTAAAAGGAAATTCACCTTGCATTGCATGCTCTGGTGTTGTAACTTTGTCCATCCTATCATTATATGTTCGAGCTGTATCAATTTCGTATCCAATCTTTTCTGAAGTCACTGAATGCGAGATGATTAAACTGCTGTGTTTTTACTGAAGGTTTCGCGGTGTTGACTATCTTCAGCAGATTTGGTGGCTTGAGGTGTGCGGGGAGATTGATTTCTGCTTCCCCGCTGGTTCATACAGCCTATTCTTCCGGCTCCATTTGGGTCGACCACACAAGTGGATGAGCCGCCGAGGCCATGCCTCTGAGAGTATTCACGGTTGGGACATCAAACCAACACGGTTCCAGCTTTCAACTTCGGATGATCAGTACACCGAGTCTGAATGTTATCTAACTAAACCGGGAAGATGGATCCTTTACCACGTCGGCGATTTTGTCGTATCGAGTTCAGATGAGGTGACGGAGCTCAAGTTCTCTATGATGCAGATTGATTGTACACATACAAAAGGTGGCCTGTGTGTTGATTCGGTCTTCATATACCCCAAAGATCACCGATATGAGGAGGAGTGCATATTGTGCCAGAAAATTTTGTAGGAGCGTTTGCATGGATTGGCTAGcctgtttcttcttctttgttatGGTCATTCTTGTCCAAAAGCGTAGTGTGGATATTCTTTTTCCAAGAGTTTTGCATGGACATAAGGTCTTGTTCtgtatttattttgtttttctagTGTTAGTCAAATAAGTAGGGAGGTCAGGAAGACTAGATGTAGGTATAGCGGTATATGATTCAGAGTGCTTGGCGCCTGTATGTATATGTTTCATTTGTTTTCCACCGGAATATATAGCATGTTTAGTTCAATAACGCCTCCCCGTTATCTCTGTGCAGAGATCTTGTGTTTGTATGTGATTGGAATTTGGGTAGACTGATGTTTCCAGTCTCTTCCGTTCAAATCTGCCTTTGCTAATATTTCGTGGTGTGCTCGCTTTTCCTCATGGCATTGGTCGTTTTAGCTTGCCATGTGGTTGAACATGCAGTCCTATCATGTTCCTTGGATTGTCGGAGCATTTCGATTTTGCTGATCTCTTGCAATAGCAAGTGTTAGTGTTACCGAGTTAGCTCATCGAAATTGCTTCTCGCCTTGTTGATTTGATGATTGATGCAAAGCGTGCGGAGAGACACGATTGGAGGTTCCGTTCAGTTGCCGTCCCAATTCCCAAACTCCAAACGAATAACTGATGAACTGAAAAGCGGCTGCTACCTTTTTCTGGGCTGTGCGTACTCCAAGGCCTCTTCTTGGGCTGTAAAATCAAATGGTGGGCCTGGCCTTCTTTTGTTGGGCCTTCTTATTCCTGAAATATTCAAGGACTCATTGTCCTTTTCAGTATTCTATATATCAGTTTGTTCATTAATTTGTTGTACTGATGAATGCTATTCAAAGCAAGGAACGTGGAAATTACCACTACAGTTGAGCAGGAACCGCAAGAGTACCATCAATCTGCATCGACTATCGATACTAGCTTGCAGGTCCCTTCTCTACCTGACGAACTAACAAGGTTCAGTGCAGATACTCTCGCCTATTACAGGTTGTAGTCTCAATGAAGTGGCAgctttttttcttctaattgTGCCTGTCATTTTGATGCAGTTACTTGCGGATGGATACAATCTGTCAGAAATCCAGTTAGTCTGTAAACCTTCAGCCGCTAAGGTCTTCTCTAAATTTGGCCTGCACCCCCGGTCCTTATCTCAGTAGCATCTAGGCAATTCCCAAGTGAAGTCCATCTCATTGTAATTTGTAACCTTATCCTTCATCCGATCTCCTACAATTTATACAGAcattgctacagcatgcataTGCATAGTATATTCAGATAACTACAAATACATGCCCTTTTTGTGAGCTCAAGGCATCAAATATTTTAGCGACCCATCACATCTCAGAAGCACTGTAGTACCTCTGCGATTCAGAAACTACGAGTCCTACGACAAAATCCCGCAGCGAATGGGATTCACGTGGCAAGTGTACATGTTCACGCCTGAACACGGAGATTTACGTGGCGGCGCCAGCCAGCCAGCTCGTGCCTTTGGGGAATGGGAACTCGCCGAGAGTTTCCTGGTCACGGAAACGTGGCAAACCAAGCCTGTCTTCCATCTGATAACGTAGGATCTTGTCCGTAAGCACCCGTGGTCATCCATTTCGGCAAGCGCACCCTTGTTTTGTAACGCCGCCGCTACACAAACTACACGGGGAGCCAGCCAGCTGATGGTAATGCGACCAGCTACACGGCCGTGTGTGTGAGTTGTTACCCACTGGAATGGAAACTGATCGAGGTCTCGTCCGTGTTTTGACCGAACTGGTATGCGCCGCGAGTGCATTTTTGGTGGCGAATGGCGATGATTGCTTGGTTCCTACTGAAACCGCCGGAACACCATGATGGTGTGTGTGAGCCCGGCACAGGGCAGACGGCAGGGAGAGCCCAGGGCGAGTGGATTGGCACCGAGACCTGACGAGTGACGACGCCGATGCGATGCCGCTGCCCTGTCGTCTCTGGCCTTTATGGGTGGTGGCTGCTGCGTCTATGGTGGTCCAGTCCGATCCGATCCGTTTATGCAGGGTTGTTGCAGCGCAGGTTGCTTCGCGCCCGACCTTGCTGCGCGCTGGGCCAGCGGCAAGTACGTGTCGACCTGTCGATCGTGGACGCGCCCGGCGCCCTGCCACCCTGCGAGCACAGTGCTATGCAGGGAAAGGCGAGGCCAGCCCGAGATGCGGAGCAGCCTGGCGTCCATCTCGTCGCGATCGCAACCAACGGCCAGCCGGCCTGGCCGGGGCAGTGGTGCGGTGGTGTGGTGGTGGCTGGCTACTGCGCTGCCGGTGCAGCAGCCTTGAGGTCCAGTGTGTGGCCGGGCCTCCAGCGCCAGCATGAGCTCAGGTAGCAGTACAACGACACCGGCCGCCCAATAGTCTAATGCCCATCGATCGGCCTCACGATGATTTTCCTGTGACGTCCTTGGACCGGGACAGCCTGTTATTGCAGTCAAGGTTTGAAAATCCCGGATCGCCATACGCTGTCATTGACCCGCAcggaaaggaaggaaaaaagcgCGTCGCGCCGCGCCTCGGCGTGCGTGTCAAGGGGAAGAGTTGCTGTCGCCCGCTCGATTCGCGCGGCAAGTTGCACCGGCTTCACCGCGCAACGCAACGCCGTGTCCCGCACGCGCGCGGGGATCGATCCACTCCGGTGATAGTTGAcgaacgacgacggcgacggcggcgactccACCGCGCGCTGGTGGCCCGGCAGCAtggggcgggcgggagcgggacGACCGGGTCGCCGCTAACCGATcgaccgcgccgcgcgcggtgccgtggtggtgccgaCATGGCGGGCACCGCGCCCATGTCGTCGGCACGCCATCTTGCAGGCGGCGGGTCAGGGGAAAAACCAAGGCCCCCGTTCTGTTCCGCGCCTGTAGGGGGCTCGAGAGGCTTCCCCGTTCGTTATCGAGGGGGTAGGGTAGGGCTGGGCGCGCATCCATTGACATCGGCACAGGCAGGTCAGAGAGTCCGCAGGCACAATTATAATTCTTTGCATGGCCGCGAGCTGTAAAGCCGATTGGTTGGGGGATCCACCAGCGTGCGAGACTGTTACGGGTTTACAGGGAGCGCACAGTTGCATTACATAAGTGGCTGGGAAGAGGTTGACAGCGCGCGAAACGGCCTCGGTACTACTCGATCACACTGCACTGCACCGGCCCTGTCGTTTTTGCAACAACTTGCAGCTCTAATCCGCAGGCTGCAGGCTGCAGTGCGTGAGTGGAGTGGGACTGTGGGAGTGAGGTCCGGATCCAGCTTGAGGCGAGGGCCACTGCACGTAGCAGGCCTGCTGGATAAGCACCAAGACAAATGGGTCGTCATGATATGATTCCAGCTCGGGAGCAGGCACGTAGGGTTGGTGCTGCAGAGAATCCTGCGCATCGCTACGCCTGCATGGGAAATGGAAGGGAGGGAGCTGTTGCCCAACTGCCAGCAGCAGCTCGCCTGCATGCTCCCGCCAGGCCTCAGACTGCCCATGCATGCAGGACAGAGGACACTACCCCCTGCTCCCCAGAAACGCAACAACAGGGAAGAAACACCTGAGACGGGAAAGATGGTAATTTACGAGTACGGGTTTCACCGCCGTAGCTGTTATATCGCCATATACTTCCATTGCAGGGTAACGGTAGTCAGGGGCGGATCTAAGCTTATATTTTTGGTGTGTGAGGGCATAATGTTCACTTGGAGGGAGGGCACCCGTGGTAAAAAACAAGTCAACTACCACTGTTAGCAAATTTTGAGCGGCGGCCTATGCCCTCACTCAGCATTACCTAGGTCCACCCCTAGATCTAGGATCCGGGCTAGAGGCTGCAGCCGGGATCCAGCCCATGTACTCTTTTGTGTATTCACTAGTCTAGCTAAAGCAACAGAAGCTCGGGAGACAAAAATTAGCCTAGGTTTTGAACTCTTTCAGGCATAATTGTAGTGTCTTAACATACTTAAAAATATCACGCCGCATATTTTTTCCTAAACTCGTCAATTATTTGGCAAAGCCATCGTTAGCACAGTCCAAATGAGCCCGTAGCCCTTTTCCATAagcaaaataatatttttttctatgtaACATTTATTTACTATTTTGTAAACTTTTTTATATCGAGTCTAAAATTTATTTTAGCACAGGGCCCTCAATTTGCTCGAGACGGCCCTGTCCATGTCTATGGCACCGGCCTATAACTAGACAGCCGTCAGTCACCGCGCGCGCCACTTGAGTCACCGCGCGCGCGGTCAGTGAACGGCCGCGGCGACAGTGATCCCGTCCCAGCCTAGTGCCTAGTGGCCTTCTGATGGGGGAGCACGCTGACGAAGCTACGCGGGCCGGTGCGCGAGCGCGCGGCGACGTTACCGATCGAGACGACCGATCCGCGTCTGCGGGACTTTGGCGCCGACCGCCGACGGCTCCTGTACGGCGCCAGGACACGATGCGACGACGCGTGCTCGATCTTTTGGTCCTGCAGGAAAATCAGGTCGCAGCGCCTGCTTGTGCTGGATACCAGGGGGCCAGCCCGCCGGGAGGGCCATCTCGCGTCAGTGTACACAGTATTCTACGCGGACGTGTCGAGCAGCCGTTGGTGTCGCGGCATGGTGCACCGTGTATGACGCTGCGCGAGCAAGGGCACTGTGTCATCGTGGGAAGTCCTCCATGCCTCCCTGCTGTAACATTTTTACAGCACACCTTGCAGCTAGCCTAGTAAACTGTGGTCAGTTGTGCGTGCTGTACCTACGGTTACACACGGGCGGCAATATTGCAACGTAATCGTACGATGAGCACGGAGTAGTGAGGTGAAATTCTACTGGATGCAGAGATGACAACGTAGTACTCTATGTTATCCATCTACTGATGGCAACTTTTCAGGTAGTAAGTCGGTAATCGTCATATGAGATCTCTCTAAGGAACATTAAAAAAGACAAACAAAatatgcatgttttttttataagtAAGGAACATTAAAAAGGACAAAACAAAAGATGcatgcttttttcttttctagaaGCTCGATTTCAGCAACACGTCGGCAGTAGCGCTGATGACGATTCTTGTTCTCTTCAAGCATGCATGTGGAGATACTTTTTCACGTGAAAACAAGATAGCTATACCAACTTGTATGCAAGTCCAATAAATGTTACTACCCATTTTGGTCGTCTTTTTCAGCGCGATGCATGATCTAGTATTCTAGAAACCGTACCCTAGAGCAAGCCACCAACTGCAGCAATGTAGATGGATTCTGGGTCTAATTAAGATCACAACAGTGATGCGCAAGGTTTTCCGTGCCTCTGGATCGGAATGGACAACGACCAAAAGCCCTTCTTCCTTTCCATTCGGCCGCATCATTCACGTCAACATAACCATTGACTGCAGTTGACTCGCTGCCCTTGGTCCCAAATCGACCTTGGCTTTAGTATGTGCACTGTCACTGTTGCTCAATTGCTTAACTGGGGTGTCTTTAGACACGTATACTACGTTGCTTCCAGACCATGCATGTCGGCTCCGACAAGTCATGCGCATGATGCATGCTGTTAAAATTCATCACGACGCATGCGATCCGAAACCGTATCTGGGTTGCTTAGGCTGCAATTCAAATTTGTTTTGTCCCGCCGTGCGTTTGCTTTGTTTGACATGCCATGCCTCGGTTCACATAGAGAAAGCGATCGAGGTGCGCTAGCTCTCAGCTCCCGGTCAAAAGGAATCGGTCTAGACTTTCGCACGAATTGAATGGCATGTACAAGACCAAACACCTGGCCAGGACTTTCCGGATAGAAGTCGGGCTTCGCTGCCTCTTATTTGCCAAATGGCTTCTACAGGACAAACACATACTAAAGGTAGCAAAATAGCAAAGGCTACTGTTCTTGGGGGGCGTTGCTGAAGCCTTGTTTGGTTCGTGTCAACTTCTGGAAATTCCACAAAATTCCAACGAGCAAATTTAATATGTAAACGCTCGTGACTGAAATCTTTTAAACTATTTAGAATATATAGATGTAAATAGTTTGCGTAGAACTTTAAGTTTTAATGTATAAGGATGTGTTTCGTTATTCCATCATTCAAGAACAAGAACTTTTATTTAATATACA from Setaria italica strain Yugu1 chromosome VII, Setaria_italica_v2.0, whole genome shotgun sequence includes the following:
- the LOC101775746 gene encoding F-box protein PP2-A13 is translated as MGAGASSMVGPEGYGRGWGQTSLGDMPESCVAAVLLYLDPLEICQVACLNRAFRGAASADCIWAAKLPANHRYLAALAAAADDDCGCDGAAEGNGRCCSSAAIKKEIYARLCRPTPFDGGTKEFWIEKDKGGFCMSISSKAMSITGRDDRRYWSHLSTEESRFRGVDYLQQIWWLEVCGEIDFCFPAGSYSLFFRLHLGRPHKWMSRRGHASESIHGWDIKPTRFQLSTSDDQYTESECYLTKPGRWILYHVGDFVVSSSDEVTELKFSMMQIDCTHTKGGLCVDSVFIYPKDHRYEEECILCQKIL